In one Stenotrophomonas maltophilia genomic region, the following are encoded:
- the hemE gene encoding uroporphyrinogen decarboxylase has translation MTSPLRNDRLLRALRREPVDCTPVWLMRQAGRYLPEYRATRAKAGSFLAMAKNPEIACEVTLQPLRRFPLDAAILFSDILTIPDAMGLELYFVEGEGPKFRHPVRDEAAIARLAVPDMEQDLGYVMDAVRLIRRELDGQVPLIGFSGSPWTLACYMVEGGGSKDFSRIKAMALNHPQALHRLLEVTTDAVIAYLGAQRAAGAQALQVFDTWGGVLSPAMYREFSLRYLQRIAQGLDRGEASERTPLILFGKGTGLHLEALSQTGADALGLDWTLDLDEALRRTGGRVALQGNLDPTTLYASPDAIATAAARVLDTYAAGNGGSREGHVFNLGHGMSPDMDPAHVQVLVDAVHAHSQR, from the coding sequence GTGACCAGCCCTCTCCGCAACGATCGCCTGCTACGCGCTCTGCGCCGCGAACCGGTGGATTGCACGCCCGTCTGGCTGATGCGCCAGGCCGGCCGCTACCTGCCGGAGTACCGCGCGACCCGGGCCAAGGCCGGCAGCTTCCTGGCGATGGCCAAGAACCCGGAGATCGCCTGCGAAGTCACCCTGCAGCCGCTGCGGCGTTTCCCGTTGGACGCCGCCATCCTGTTCTCGGACATCCTCACCATCCCCGACGCGATGGGGCTGGAGCTGTACTTCGTCGAAGGCGAAGGCCCCAAGTTCCGCCACCCGGTACGTGACGAAGCCGCCATCGCCAGGCTGGCGGTGCCGGACATGGAGCAGGACCTGGGCTACGTGATGGATGCGGTGCGCCTGATCCGCCGCGAGCTGGATGGCCAGGTGCCGCTGATCGGTTTCTCCGGCAGCCCATGGACACTGGCCTGCTACATGGTGGAAGGCGGCGGCAGCAAGGATTTCTCGCGCATCAAGGCCATGGCGCTGAACCACCCGCAGGCGCTGCACCGCCTGCTGGAGGTCACCACCGACGCGGTCATCGCCTACCTGGGCGCGCAACGCGCCGCGGGCGCACAGGCCCTGCAGGTTTTCGACACCTGGGGCGGCGTGCTGTCGCCGGCGATGTACCGCGAATTCTCGCTGCGCTACCTGCAGCGGATTGCCCAGGGCCTGGACCGTGGCGAAGCCAGCGAGCGTACGCCGCTGATCCTGTTCGGCAAGGGCACCGGCCTGCACCTGGAAGCACTGTCGCAGACCGGTGCGGATGCACTGGGCCTGGACTGGACGCTGGACCTGGACGAAGCGCTGCGCCGCACCGGTGGTCGCGTTGCCCTGCAGGGCAACCTCGACCCCACCACGCTGTACGCTTCGCCCGATGCGATCGCCACCGCTGCCGCGCGCGTGCTCGATACCTACGCCGCCGGCAATGGCGGGTCGCGCGAGGGCCACGTGTTCAACCTGGGCCATGGCATGTCACCGGACATGGACCCGGCCCACGTGCAGGTACTGGTCGACGCGGTGCACGCGCACAGCCAGCGCTGA
- the mdtD gene encoding multidrug transporter subunit MdtD: MSTSPSTYNGQRPLLWLVSLAIFMQMLDSTIVNTALPAMAASLGESPLQMQSVVFSYALAVATFIPASGWIADRYGTRRTFLVAIILFTLGSLACALAQHLHQLVGARVLQGIGGAMLLPVGRLAVMRSVPREDFLRAMSFIAIPALIGPLIGPTLGGWLVEIASWHWVFLINLPIGVIGFIAAMKIMPDHYASHRTRFDLRGYIMLAFAMVVLSLALDGISGLGTPHALVMLMTVAGLAALVGYWLHAANSTAPLFSLALFRVPSYRIGILGNLFSRIGSSAMPMLIPLLLQVGLGLGPMNAGLMMVPVAAAGMVSKRLAVKLVERYGYRRVLMTNTVLVGLAMASFILMTPGQHLGWRLLQLAFFGAVNSLQFTVMNTVTLRDLDREFASSGNSLLSMVMMLAAGFGAAAAGSLLAAFGTHLEGHGATAALHATFLCVGAITLTSTMIFWQLPDTKPEPRQVEHVAE; this comes from the coding sequence ATGTCCACATCGCCATCGACCTACAACGGCCAGCGCCCCCTGCTGTGGCTGGTGTCCCTGGCGATCTTCATGCAGATGCTGGACTCGACCATCGTCAACACGGCGCTGCCGGCGATGGCGGCCAGCCTGGGCGAGAGTCCGCTGCAGATGCAGTCGGTGGTGTTCAGCTATGCACTGGCGGTCGCCACGTTCATTCCCGCCTCCGGCTGGATCGCTGACCGCTACGGCACCCGGCGCACCTTCCTGGTGGCGATCATCCTGTTCACCCTCGGCTCGCTGGCCTGCGCGCTGGCCCAGCACCTGCATCAGCTGGTGGGTGCCCGCGTGCTGCAGGGCATCGGCGGTGCGATGCTGCTGCCGGTTGGCCGCCTGGCGGTGATGCGTTCGGTGCCGCGCGAGGACTTCCTGCGTGCGATGAGCTTCATCGCCATCCCCGCCCTGATCGGCCCCTTGATCGGCCCGACGCTGGGCGGCTGGCTGGTCGAGATCGCCTCCTGGCACTGGGTGTTCCTGATCAACCTTCCGATCGGCGTGATCGGCTTCATCGCTGCGATGAAGATCATGCCGGACCATTACGCCAGCCACCGCACCCGCTTCGACCTGCGCGGCTACATCATGCTGGCCTTTGCGATGGTGGTGCTGTCGCTGGCGCTGGACGGCATCTCCGGGCTGGGTACGCCGCACGCGCTGGTGATGCTGATGACCGTGGCGGGGCTGGCCGCACTGGTGGGCTATTGGCTGCACGCGGCCAACTCGACCGCGCCGTTGTTCTCGCTGGCGCTGTTCCGTGTGCCCAGCTATCGCATCGGCATCCTCGGCAACCTGTTCTCACGCATCGGCAGCAGCGCAATGCCGATGCTGATTCCGCTGCTGCTGCAGGTGGGCCTTGGCCTGGGACCGATGAACGCCGGACTGATGATGGTACCGGTGGCCGCGGCCGGCATGGTCTCCAAGCGGCTGGCGGTGAAGCTGGTCGAACGCTACGGCTATCGGCGCGTGCTGATGACCAACACCGTGCTGGTGGGCCTGGCCATGGCCAGCTTCATCCTGATGACGCCGGGCCAGCACCTGGGCTGGCGCCTGCTGCAGCTGGCCTTCTTCGGTGCGGTCAATTCGCTGCAGTTCACCGTGATGAACACCGTGACCCTGCGCGATCTGGATCGGGAGTTCGCCAGTTCGGGCAACAGTCTGCTGTCGATGGTGATGATGCTGGCTGCCGGCTTCGGCGCGGCGGCGGCGGGCAGCCTGCTGGCCGCCTTCGGCACGCACCTGGAGGGCCACGGCGCGACGGCGGCGTTGCACGCCACGTTCCTGTGCGTGGGCGCGATCACACTGACTTCGACGATGATCTTCTGGCAGTTGCCGGACACCAAGCCCGAACCCCGCCAGGTCGAACACGTCGCGGAGTAG
- the aroB gene encoding 3-dehydroquinate synthase: MTSPTPLQVAVGGDRPYTISIGAGVQSNGPALARHVRGRHVLLLSDSDVAPLYLARLKQTLLAARPDLVVGEHVLAAGEASKTLAEFGRAIEALAALGATRDACVFALGGGVVGDLAGFAAACWMRGIDCVQLPTTLLAMVDSSVGGKTAVDIPAGKNLVGAFHPPRAVVADTAVLATLPPRELRAGLAEVVKYGALGDADFFDWLQHHADALSAGEDAVLAEAIARSCRHKAAIVERDPFEKGERALLNLGHTFGHAIETEQGYSAPGRDALNHGEAVAVGMVLAARLSTDLGLADDTDRARLQALLERLGLPVAIPAGLDPQALLGRMRLDKKNVAGRLRLVLWRGMGRAEVVPDVDEAAVLKVLGQG, encoded by the coding sequence ATGACTTCCCCCACTCCGCTGCAGGTCGCCGTTGGCGGTGACCGCCCTTACACCATCTCCATCGGCGCCGGCGTCCAGAGCAATGGCCCTGCCCTCGCCCGCCACGTGCGGGGGCGCCACGTCCTGCTGCTCAGCGACAGCGACGTCGCCCCGCTGTACCTGGCGCGGCTGAAGCAGACCCTGCTGGCTGCGCGTCCGGACCTGGTCGTCGGCGAACACGTGCTGGCCGCCGGCGAAGCCTCCAAGACCCTGGCCGAATTCGGCCGCGCCATCGAAGCGCTGGCAGCCCTGGGCGCCACCCGCGATGCCTGTGTGTTCGCGCTCGGTGGGGGTGTCGTCGGCGACCTGGCCGGCTTCGCCGCAGCCTGCTGGATGCGGGGCATCGACTGCGTGCAGCTGCCGACCACGCTGCTGGCGATGGTCGATTCGTCGGTGGGCGGCAAGACTGCCGTAGACATTCCTGCCGGCAAGAATCTGGTCGGCGCCTTCCATCCGCCGCGCGCGGTGGTGGCCGATACCGCGGTGCTGGCCACCCTGCCGCCGCGCGAGCTGCGCGCGGGGCTGGCCGAGGTGGTGAAGTACGGCGCACTGGGCGATGCGGATTTCTTCGACTGGCTGCAGCACCACGCCGACGCGCTGTCCGCTGGCGAGGACGCGGTGCTGGCCGAAGCCATCGCCCGCAGCTGCAGGCACAAGGCCGCCATCGTCGAGCGCGATCCGTTCGAGAAGGGGGAGCGTGCCCTGCTGAACCTCGGCCACACCTTCGGCCATGCCATCGAAACCGAACAGGGCTATTCGGCGCCGGGCCGCGATGCGCTGAACCATGGCGAGGCGGTGGCAGTGGGCATGGTGCTGGCGGCCAGGCTGTCCACCGATCTCGGCCTGGCCGACGATACCGACCGCGCGCGCCTGCAGGCGCTGCTGGAAAGGCTCGGGCTGCCGGTCGCGATCCCGGCCGGCCTGGATCCGCAGGCCCTGCTCGGCCGCATGAGGCTGGACAAGAAGAACGTGGCCGGTCGACTGCGCCTGGTGCTCTGGCGCGGCATGGGTCGGGCCGAGGTGGTGCCGGACGTGGATGAAGCAGCGGTGTTGAAGGTGCTGGGCCAGGGTTGA
- a CDS encoding hybrid sensor histidine kinase/response regulator codes for MAYLRAAMLLMLLLCCLAPAAAQPVPPTPRQVTVFDGLPSNTVNRMAEDRYGYLWIATNDGLARYDGRNYRVWRSEDGLRDNRIWTVLVDTRNRLWIGTENAGLVRMSADRRQLRFFDRSSQPLMSTNTIWSLAATPDGSIWFGTHEGGLYRVDGNDRVQRFLPEANNPRSLPAAAVPYLATLPDGSLWVGTKHGVARWTGSDFERVGDEQVPGQLINGLTAEPDGSLWISTLAGAFVRRPDGRFERQPWSVPAGDEVLGMMLRDEQGGYWLDTRSGLGRAVDGQYQTVPLYSAIARGQVRPNWTGAYEDREGGIWLASTNAGLWHLLPRWWQFSVFSRLEDDASSLRNAYVLGTSASSNGGVWTVGSHGALDRFNPRTGRIEQFRRGVNGIHWLTSVREDRHGRVWIGSSGALLRYDPARDELRRWGRDAPADAAMEGDVDALMICDSNSLWLMMPAGLQQRDLEGRLLLELDNGQNGLQTGQLNQDLVCGPQNQLWLASSRGLLQWQPEQQRFQPVPGAPATALYAAYTGSDGQVWLSEDGRLSRYRWSQGRLERQGVIGAEQGYPAVSATGLVVDAQGVAWATSARGLVRVGADGQSVRLYGVHDGLPSQEFRAHTLIATSSGRLVAGTPAGVVVFDPEQVRPSVRRAPLVIERVEVRRNEQVLDLTHDAPLLIADGDRDLRIVARLLSFADSASNSYRYRLAGYDPDWVEVGPAGERLFSRLPPGSYRLEVQARSADHVWSRVQTLEFRVQPPWWRSLSGLLVLTSIALLLTSWFAWLYRRRLQRRHAYQLALHKQELAEQASAAKTRFLANLGHEIRTPMTGVMGMSELLLSSPLDPQQRGYTQSIRQAGEHLLHLVNDALDLARIESGRLELQSRPFALHCLLQDLAALMGPLAAQKGLRFVLDNRLPPGLQATGDAIRVRQILLNLLSNAVKFTSRGTITLHARCDEAMRALQFEVRDTGPGISQEQQLRLFRRFEQADGARTAAQYGGSGLGLAICRELAQAMQGRIQVESQLGRGTCFGVMLPLPLEVDADADADSAARSEDAVANMPPLRVLLVEDDATVADVVQGLLSARGHEVVHAGHALAALREISGSDFDVALLDLDLPGLSGFELAEHLRNQGYTLPLLAVTARTDPDLQKQVEAAGIGGFLRKPVTGELLVEAIAKVLGR; via the coding sequence GTGGCGTATCTGCGGGCGGCGATGCTGCTGATGCTTCTGCTGTGCTGCCTGGCGCCCGCTGCCGCACAGCCGGTACCGCCCACGCCCCGGCAGGTGACGGTGTTCGATGGCCTGCCGTCCAACACCGTCAACCGCATGGCGGAGGACCGCTACGGCTACCTGTGGATCGCCACCAATGACGGGCTGGCACGATACGACGGCCGCAACTACCGGGTCTGGCGCTCCGAGGATGGCCTGCGCGACAACCGCATCTGGACCGTACTGGTCGATACCCGCAACCGCTTGTGGATCGGCACCGAGAATGCCGGCCTGGTAAGGATGTCGGCCGACCGCCGGCAGCTGCGGTTCTTCGACCGCAGCAGCCAGCCGCTGATGAGCACCAATACGATCTGGAGCCTGGCCGCCACCCCCGATGGCTCGATCTGGTTCGGTACCCACGAAGGCGGGCTGTACCGGGTGGATGGCAATGATCGCGTGCAGCGCTTCCTGCCCGAGGCGAACAATCCGCGCAGCCTGCCGGCCGCTGCGGTGCCCTATCTGGCCACGCTGCCCGACGGCAGCCTGTGGGTGGGCACCAAGCATGGCGTGGCGCGTTGGACCGGCAGCGATTTCGAGCGGGTCGGCGACGAGCAGGTGCCCGGCCAGCTGATCAACGGTTTGACCGCCGAACCTGACGGCAGCCTGTGGATCAGCACGCTGGCCGGCGCATTCGTGCGCCGGCCGGATGGTCGCTTCGAGCGGCAACCCTGGTCGGTGCCGGCCGGCGACGAGGTGCTGGGCATGATGCTGCGCGATGAGCAGGGGGGCTACTGGCTGGACACCCGCAGCGGACTCGGCCGTGCGGTCGATGGCCAGTACCAGACGGTGCCGCTGTACAGCGCGATCGCGCGCGGCCAGGTGCGGCCGAACTGGACCGGCGCCTACGAGGATCGCGAGGGCGGCATCTGGCTGGCCAGCACCAATGCCGGTCTCTGGCATTTGTTGCCACGGTGGTGGCAGTTCTCGGTGTTCTCGCGTCTGGAGGACGATGCATCGTCACTGCGCAACGCCTACGTACTCGGCACCAGTGCGTCCAGCAACGGAGGTGTCTGGACGGTCGGCAGCCACGGCGCGCTGGATCGCTTCAATCCCCGTACCGGCCGGATCGAGCAGTTCCGGCGCGGCGTCAATGGCATCCACTGGCTGACCTCGGTTCGCGAGGACCGCCATGGCCGGGTCTGGATCGGTTCGTCCGGAGCGCTGCTGCGCTATGACCCGGCACGCGACGAGCTGCGCCGCTGGGGACGCGACGCGCCTGCCGATGCCGCGATGGAGGGCGATGTCGACGCACTGATGATCTGCGACAGCAACAGCCTGTGGTTGATGATGCCCGCCGGCCTGCAGCAGCGCGATCTGGAAGGTCGGCTGCTGCTCGAACTGGACAATGGCCAGAACGGACTGCAGACCGGCCAGCTGAACCAGGATCTGGTATGCGGTCCGCAGAACCAGCTGTGGCTGGCCAGCAGCCGCGGGCTGCTGCAGTGGCAGCCTGAGCAGCAGCGCTTCCAGCCGGTGCCCGGCGCGCCGGCAACGGCACTGTACGCGGCGTATACCGGCAGCGACGGCCAGGTGTGGCTGTCCGAGGACGGCCGGTTGTCGCGCTATCGATGGAGCCAGGGGCGTCTGGAGCGGCAGGGGGTCATTGGTGCCGAACAGGGATATCCGGCGGTTTCCGCCACCGGTCTGGTGGTCGATGCGCAGGGTGTGGCCTGGGCCACCAGCGCACGCGGCCTGGTGCGGGTCGGCGCGGACGGCCAGAGCGTGCGCCTGTATGGCGTGCACGATGGCCTGCCCAGCCAGGAGTTCCGCGCGCATACCTTGATCGCGACGTCTTCGGGACGGCTGGTGGCAGGAACCCCGGCCGGCGTGGTGGTGTTCGATCCGGAACAGGTGCGGCCTTCGGTGCGCCGCGCACCGCTGGTGATCGAGCGGGTGGAGGTGCGCCGCAACGAGCAGGTGCTGGACCTGACCCACGACGCACCGTTGCTGATCGCCGACGGCGACCGCGATCTGCGCATCGTGGCGCGCCTGCTGTCCTTCGCCGATTCGGCCTCCAATTCGTATCGCTACCGCCTGGCCGGCTATGACCCGGACTGGGTCGAGGTCGGGCCCGCCGGTGAACGCCTGTTCTCGCGGCTGCCGCCGGGCAGCTATCGGCTGGAAGTGCAGGCGCGCTCGGCCGACCACGTCTGGTCGCGGGTGCAGACCCTGGAGTTCCGCGTGCAGCCGCCGTGGTGGCGCAGCCTGTCGGGCCTGCTGGTGCTGACGTCGATCGCGTTGCTGCTGACCAGTTGGTTTGCATGGCTGTACCGTCGCCGCCTGCAGCGTCGCCACGCCTACCAGCTGGCGTTGCACAAGCAGGAACTTGCCGAGCAGGCCTCGGCGGCCAAGACGCGCTTCCTGGCCAATCTGGGCCATGAGATCCGCACGCCGATGACCGGTGTGATGGGCATGAGCGAGCTGCTGTTGTCCTCGCCGCTGGATCCTCAGCAGCGCGGCTACACCCAGTCCATCCGCCAGGCGGGCGAGCATCTGCTGCATCTGGTCAACGATGCGCTGGACCTGGCGCGGATCGAATCGGGGCGCCTGGAACTGCAGTCCCGGCCGTTCGCGCTCCATTGCCTGCTGCAGGACCTGGCCGCGCTGATGGGGCCGCTGGCCGCGCAGAAGGGACTGCGTTTCGTCCTGGACAATCGCTTGCCGCCCGGCCTGCAGGCCACCGGCGATGCGATCCGGGTGCGGCAGATCCTGCTCAACCTGCTGTCCAACGCGGTGAAGTTCACCAGCCGTGGCACCATCACCCTGCATGCCCGGTGCGATGAGGCGATGCGTGCACTCCAGTTCGAAGTGCGTGACACCGGGCCGGGCATCAGCCAGGAACAGCAGCTGCGCCTGTTCCGCCGGTTCGAGCAGGCTGACGGTGCACGTACCGCGGCGCAGTATGGTGGCAGCGGCCTGGGGCTGGCGATCTGCCGCGAGCTGGCGCAGGCGATGCAGGGCCGGATCCAGGTCGAAAGCCAGTTGGGGCGCGGAACCTGCTTTGGAGTGATGCTGCCCCTGCCGCTGGAAGTGGACGCCGACGCCGATGCGGACAGCGCCGCGCGGAGCGAGGATGCAGTAGCGAACATGCCCCCCCTGCGCGTGCTGCTGGTGGAGGATGACGCGACGGTGGCCGATGTCGTGCAGGGTCTTCTGAGTGCGCGCGGCCATGAGGTGGTGCATGCCGGGCATGCGTTGGCGGCGTTGCGCGAGATCAGCGGGAGTGATTTCGATGTGGCCCTGCTTGACCTGGACCTGCCGGGCCTCAGCGGCTTCGAGCTGGCCGAGCATCTGCGCAACCAGGGGTACACGCTGCCGTTGCTGGCGGTGACCGCGCGCACGGACCCGGACCTGCAGAAGCAGGTGGAAGCGGCCGGGATCGGCGGTTTCCTGCGCAAGCCGGTCACGGGCGAGCTGCTGGTGGAGGCCATCGCCAAGGTGTTGGGGCGCTGA
- a CDS encoding shikimate kinase, which yields MNPAPNLILIGPMGAGKTCIGRRLAERFTLDFVDVDQSIVDAAGASIPTIFEHSGETGFRSLERDALARLLQGHGQLVSTGGGAVLDPDNRALIARRGFVVYLRVSVTAQLERLARDKARPLLQRPDREQVLHDLAAHRDPLYRELADLTLDTDPYTAADATAQLVVKLAAQWQRQDLIA from the coding sequence ATGAATCCTGCTCCGAACCTGATCCTGATCGGCCCGATGGGCGCCGGCAAAACCTGCATCGGCCGCCGCCTCGCCGAGCGCTTCACGCTGGACTTCGTCGATGTCGACCAGTCCATCGTCGACGCCGCCGGAGCCAGCATTCCCACGATCTTCGAGCACTCCGGCGAAACCGGCTTCCGCAGCCTCGAGCGCGACGCGCTGGCCCGCCTCCTGCAGGGCCACGGCCAACTGGTCTCGACCGGCGGCGGAGCGGTACTGGACCCGGACAACCGGGCATTGATCGCCCGCCGTGGCTTCGTGGTCTACCTGCGGGTCAGCGTGACCGCGCAACTGGAACGGCTGGCCCGCGACAAGGCCCGGCCGTTGCTGCAGCGCCCCGACCGCGAGCAGGTGCTGCATGACCTGGCCGCCCATCGCGATCCGCTGTACCGCGAACTGGCCGACCTCACCCTTGATACCGACCCGTACACCGCTGCCGACGCCACCGCCCAGCTGGTCGTCAAGCTCGCCGCGCAATGGCAGCGCCAGGACCTGATCGCATGA
- a CDS encoding kinase, with the protein MVAAAYMPQVKGFPETLAEQALDDALGSGAAVPVLAISGLQGSGKSTLAEQVVARARNRGLNAATLSIDDVYLTRAQRQRLARQVHPLLITRGPPGTHDLPLVHALLDAAAAREPLALPRFDKLADERLPQAQWPRLEKPLDLLVFEGWFLGTPAQDESELAQPLNALERDADSDGRWRHWCNQALGRDYPALWQRCDRLWFLQPPDFSVVPRWRWQQEQSLQAAQPGRHGMSRPQLERFVQYFERVSRQALHALPALADRVVVLDAQRQIQALR; encoded by the coding sequence ATGGTCGCTGCTGCGTATATGCCCCAGGTGAAAGGATTTCCCGAAACATTGGCCGAGCAGGCACTGGATGATGCGCTGGGCAGTGGCGCGGCGGTTCCAGTATTGGCGATCAGCGGGCTGCAGGGGAGCGGCAAATCGACGCTGGCCGAGCAGGTGGTGGCGCGCGCCCGGAACCGGGGCCTGAACGCCGCGACGCTGTCCATCGATGATGTCTACCTGACCCGCGCGCAACGGCAGCGGCTGGCACGCCAGGTCCATCCGCTGTTGATCACCCGGGGGCCGCCGGGCACCCACGACCTGCCGCTGGTCCACGCGCTGCTCGATGCCGCCGCCGCGCGCGAACCACTGGCGCTGCCGCGCTTCGACAAGCTGGCCGACGAGCGCCTGCCACAGGCGCAGTGGCCACGGCTGGAAAAGCCGCTGGACCTGCTGGTGTTCGAAGGCTGGTTCCTGGGCACACCGGCGCAGGACGAATCCGAACTGGCTCAGCCGTTGAACGCCCTTGAACGTGATGCCGACAGCGATGGCCGCTGGCGCCACTGGTGCAACCAGGCCCTGGGGCGCGACTACCCGGCATTGTGGCAACGCTGTGACCGCCTGTGGTTCCTGCAGCCGCCGGACTTCTCGGTAGTACCGCGCTGGCGCTGGCAGCAGGAGCAGAGCCTGCAGGCGGCCCAGCCCGGCCGGCATGGCATGAGCCGGCCGCAGCTGGAGCGCTTCGTGCAGTACTTCGAGCGGGTCAGCCGGCAGGCGCTGCATGCACTGCCGGCCCTCGCCGACCGGGTGGTGGTGCTGGATGCGCAGCGCCAGATACAGGCACTGCGCTGA
- a CDS encoding dodecin family protein, whose translation MSVAKVIEITASSPTSVEDAVRSGLKKVSGTVKGIQGAWINETKVVTNGSGEITEWRVNLRVTFLVE comes from the coding sequence ATGTCGGTTGCCAAGGTCATCGAAATCACCGCCTCTTCGCCCACCAGCGTGGAGGATGCCGTGCGCAGCGGCCTGAAGAAGGTCTCCGGAACCGTGAAGGGCATCCAGGGGGCCTGGATCAACGAGACCAAGGTGGTCACCAATGGCAGCGGTGAGATCACCGAATGGCGGGTCAATCTGCGGGTGACCTTCCTGGTGGAATGA
- a CDS encoding aminoglycoside 6'-N-acetyltransferase AAC(6')-Iap, which translates to MSGCAATIRQATPADAAAWSQLRVGLWPDADDPLEELAQSLADPEGAVFLACAADGEAVGFAEVRLRHDYVNGTGSSPVGFLEGWYVTPQWQGRAVGRALLAEVQAWTRDAGCSELASDSRLEDLEAHAAHRACGFVETERVVYFRMPLDAVTRG; encoded by the coding sequence GTGAGCGGCTGCGCTGCCACGATCCGCCAGGCCACACCGGCCGATGCCGCTGCATGGTCGCAGCTGCGCGTGGGCCTGTGGCCCGACGCCGATGATCCACTGGAGGAGCTGGCGCAGTCGCTGGCCGATCCGGAAGGTGCGGTGTTCCTGGCGTGCGCGGCTGATGGTGAGGCGGTCGGTTTCGCTGAGGTACGCCTGCGCCACGACTATGTGAACGGCACCGGTTCCTCGCCGGTCGGGTTCCTGGAAGGCTGGTATGTAACGCCGCAGTGGCAGGGCCGCGCTGTCGGCCGTGCCCTGCTGGCGGAAGTGCAGGCGTGGACGCGGGACGCGGGCTGCAGCGAGCTGGCCTCGGACAGCCGCCTGGAGGACTTAGAGGCGCACGCGGCACACCGCGCCTGTGGCTTTGTAGAGACCGAGCGGGTGGTCTATTTCCGCATGCCGCTGGACGCGGTCACGCGGGGGTAG
- the pdxH gene encoding pyridoxamine 5'-phosphate oxidase: MSDLYAEALSTFAAVFDEAKQSREVEPNAMTVASADLHGRPSARTVLLKAFDERGFVFYTHLDSHKGQELRANPQAALLFLWRSLREAGIQVRIEGRVEQVADAEADAYFASRPRMSQIGAWASQQSKTLATREEFDARVAEVEARFEGKDVPRPDGWSGLRVVPDRIEFWYGAQFRLHERWCYEAGAEGRWSKRLLYP; the protein is encoded by the coding sequence ATGAGCGACCTGTACGCCGAAGCCCTGTCCACGTTTGCGGCCGTGTTCGACGAGGCCAAACAGAGCCGCGAGGTCGAGCCGAACGCGATGACCGTGGCCAGTGCCGACCTGCACGGTCGTCCATCGGCGCGCACCGTGCTGCTGAAGGCCTTCGATGAGCGTGGCTTCGTGTTCTATACCCACCTGGACAGCCACAAGGGCCAGGAGCTGCGGGCCAATCCGCAGGCGGCCCTGCTGTTCCTGTGGCGCAGCCTGCGCGAGGCCGGCATCCAGGTGCGCATCGAAGGCCGTGTCGAACAGGTGGCCGATGCGGAAGCAGACGCCTATTTCGCCAGCCGTCCGCGCATGAGCCAGATCGGCGCGTGGGCCTCGCAGCAGTCGAAGACGCTTGCAACGCGCGAAGAGTTCGATGCGCGCGTGGCCGAGGTCGAGGCACGTTTCGAGGGCAAGGACGTGCCGCGTCCGGACGGCTGGAGTGGCCTGCGCGTGGTGCCCGACCGCATCGAGTTCTGGTACGGCGCGCAGTTCCGCCTGCACGAGCGGTGGTGCTATGAAGCCGGCGCCGAGGGGCGCTGGAGCAAGCGCCTGTTGTATCCGTGA
- a CDS encoding WGR domain-containing protein, producing MHVYLQHPEAGAQAPRFLRLSLQPDLFGGWELLRESGRVGGRSQLRRELFLQADEARHAFEKARDAELHRGFQILSHGD from the coding sequence ATGCATGTCTACCTGCAACATCCCGAGGCCGGTGCGCAGGCACCGCGGTTCCTGCGCCTGAGCCTGCAGCCGGATCTTTTCGGCGGCTGGGAGCTGCTGCGCGAAAGCGGCCGCGTCGGTGGCCGCTCGCAGCTGCGCCGCGAGCTGTTCCTGCAGGCCGACGAAGCCCGCCACGCCTTCGAGAAAGCGCGCGATGCCGAACTGCATCGTGGCTTCCAGATCCTTTCGCACGGCGACTGA